A genomic stretch from Terriglobus sp. RCC_193 includes:
- a CDS encoding VIT1/CCC1 transporter family protein: MPSTESTFSNIQGLITDEQSFLLRIVQPGLVGLMDGSVSTLAPIFATAFATHNSHTAFLIGAAAAVGAGISMAFSEALSDDGKLTGRGSPILRGIVTGAMTFIGGFLHTLPFLIGNVHRALILAYFVVGIELLVISWIRYRFMKTSFAVSCLQVIVGGGLVFLSGILIGES, from the coding sequence ATGCCATCGACAGAAAGTACCTTCAGCAACATCCAGGGCCTCATTACAGACGAACAGAGCTTCCTGCTGCGCATCGTCCAGCCTGGTCTCGTCGGTCTGATGGATGGCTCAGTCTCCACGCTCGCCCCCATCTTTGCCACTGCTTTTGCGACACATAATTCGCACACGGCGTTCCTGATCGGCGCCGCGGCAGCCGTAGGCGCTGGCATCTCCATGGCTTTCTCTGAAGCGCTGTCAGACGACGGCAAGCTCACGGGCCGCGGCAGCCCCATTCTGCGAGGCATCGTTACCGGTGCCATGACCTTCATCGGCGGTTTCCTCCACACGCTGCCCTTCCTCATCGGCAACGTGCATCGCGCCCTCATCCTCGCTTACTTTGTCGTCGGCATCGAATTGCTGGTCATCTCCTGGATTCGTTACCGCTTCATGAAAACCAGCTTCGCCGTCAGTTGCCTGCAGGTCATCGTCGGTGGCGGACTGGTCTTTCTCTCCGGCATCCTGATCGGCGAATCCTGA
- a CDS encoding dienelactone hydrolase family protein: MRLRALALVASLLFSATAAIHAQDWAVKRLDASPRHHEYVKLQANGKPLDAFVVYPEVKTKATSIVLIPEIFGLSAWAKSMADDLAAAGYIVIAPDVLTGLGPNGGGTDSFPSQDQVTKAVSGLDNAVVMADLDAAADYITKVPASNGKLASVGFCWGGGKSFAFATHRKDLNAAFVFYGPPPTTADMASISAPVYGFYGGNDARIDATIPATIEAMKAAGKKYEPVTYDGAGHGFMRAGVDPTNTVEGNKTAREQGFARLTAELAKLNTAPARKRSSLRSPTPAKRVVTAKAAPMRCHDMDMAGM; encoded by the coding sequence ATGAGACTCCGCGCCCTTGCACTCGTCGCCTCCCTGCTCTTCAGCGCCACCGCCGCTATCCATGCACAGGACTGGGCGGTGAAACGCCTCGACGCCTCCCCGCGCCACCACGAATACGTCAAGCTGCAGGCCAACGGCAAGCCACTCGACGCATTTGTTGTGTATCCCGAAGTGAAAACGAAGGCCACCTCTATCGTCCTCATCCCGGAGATCTTCGGCCTCAGCGCCTGGGCCAAAAGCATGGCCGATGATCTTGCCGCCGCGGGCTACATCGTGATCGCGCCGGACGTCCTCACAGGCCTCGGTCCCAACGGCGGCGGAACAGACAGCTTCCCCTCGCAGGACCAGGTCACCAAGGCCGTCAGTGGTCTCGATAACGCCGTTGTCATGGCCGATCTCGACGCCGCAGCCGACTACATCACCAAAGTGCCCGCATCCAACGGCAAGCTGGCTTCCGTCGGGTTCTGCTGGGGTGGCGGCAAGAGCTTCGCCTTTGCCACGCACCGCAAGGATCTGAACGCAGCCTTTGTCTTCTACGGCCCACCACCCACCACTGCGGACATGGCCTCGATCAGTGCGCCTGTCTATGGTTTCTACGGAGGCAACGACGCGCGCATTGACGCCACCATCCCCGCGACTATCGAAGCGATGAAAGCGGCAGGCAAGAAGTACGAGCCCGTAACCTATGATGGCGCGGGGCATGGCTTCATGCGCGCAGGCGTCGACCCCACCAACACGGTGGAAGGCAACAAGACTGCACGTGAACAGGGCTTTGCACGGCTCACCGCAGAGCTGGCAAAACTGAACACAGCACCAGCAAGAAAGCGTTCTTCACTTCGCTCTCCTACCCCTGCAAAACGTGTCGTAACAGCAAAGGCCGCACCCATGCGGTGTCATGACATGGATATGGCAGGAATGTAA
- a CDS encoding VOC family protein, producing MAIASTHKITPFLWFNGNAEEAVDFYISVFPDAEKTGGLPGPGGKPLTISFRLEDLSFTALNSDTEFRFTKAISFLVTCKDQEEIDYYWNKLTANGGQEIACGWLEDKFGLAWQICPENIFDLVKTPQGFQAMMQMKKIIVADLEAAAKG from the coding sequence ATGGCCATCGCATCCACGCACAAAATCACACCGTTTCTCTGGTTCAACGGCAACGCAGAAGAGGCTGTCGATTTCTACATATCCGTATTCCCGGACGCTGAAAAAACAGGCGGTCTCCCCGGCCCCGGTGGCAAACCACTGACGATCTCTTTCCGCCTGGAAGACCTCTCCTTCACAGCACTGAACAGCGACACCGAATTCCGCTTCACGAAAGCCATTTCTTTCCTGGTCACATGCAAGGACCAGGAAGAGATTGACTATTACTGGAATAAATTAACAGCCAACGGTGGTCAGGAAATCGCCTGCGGATGGCTGGAAGACAAGTTCGGTCTGGCGTGGCAGATCTGCCCTGAAAACATCTTCGATCTGGTGAAGACACCCCAGGGATTTCAGGCCATGATGCAGATGAAAAAAATCATTGTCGCCGATCTGGAAGCCGCCGCAAAGGGATAG
- a CDS encoding HD family hydrolase → MHQAIEFILEVEKLKTVTRKVKPLELERYENSAEHSWQLCLFAYSLEVYAAEPVNMNHVIRMLLVHDIGEIDTGDTMAFVEGGWAERKRDELAAIRRIFGFLPKDKAAELESLWQEFEAGQTAEARFANAIDRAMPALLNLNNNGQSWKENGISYERVVKRIRGQIEEGCPALWQYMEPRLAEAKERGFFGA, encoded by the coding sequence ATGCATCAGGCAATTGAGTTCATCCTGGAAGTAGAAAAGCTGAAGACGGTAACGCGGAAGGTGAAACCGCTGGAATTGGAGCGGTATGAAAACTCCGCAGAACATAGCTGGCAGCTTTGCCTGTTTGCGTATTCGCTGGAAGTGTATGCAGCCGAGCCCGTGAACATGAATCATGTGATCCGCATGCTGCTGGTGCATGACATCGGCGAGATTGATACGGGCGACACCATGGCGTTTGTGGAAGGCGGATGGGCGGAACGCAAGCGCGATGAACTCGCGGCGATTCGGCGTATCTTTGGCTTTCTACCAAAAGATAAGGCCGCGGAACTGGAATCGTTGTGGCAGGAATTTGAAGCGGGCCAGACGGCGGAGGCAAGGTTTGCCAATGCGATTGACCGCGCTATGCCTGCATTGCTGAACCTGAATAACAACGGCCAGAGCTGGAAAGAAAACGGCATCAGTTATGAGCGCGTGGTGAAGCGTATTCGCGGGCAGATTGAAGAAGGATGCCCGGCACTGTGGCAGTATATGGAGCCGCGCCTTGCCGAAGCGAAAGAACGCGGCTTCTTCGGAGCGTAG
- a CDS encoding peroxiredoxin-like family protein — MAALQDKLDEITQNTRKLVQAERLAISEQAIAELFSSGIEDHILPVGTLAPSFALADAVSSKIVRSSDLLALGPLIINFFRGRWDPYCVTELEVWRDLYPQVRERGALLIGISPQTLRQSDFTVQQHHIPYPLLQDANSVLAEQFGIAYAVSATLQRYYRSILVNIPFINSGKNIMAAPDDSVWKLPLPATFVIGQDGTIRFAQAHADFRVRPEPEDVLAAL, encoded by the coding sequence ATGGCCGCTTTGCAGGATAAGCTCGACGAGATTACACAGAACACGCGAAAGCTGGTGCAGGCCGAACGGCTCGCCATCAGCGAGCAGGCCATTGCCGAACTTTTCAGCTCTGGCATTGAAGATCACATCCTGCCCGTGGGTACTCTGGCGCCATCATTCGCGCTGGCAGACGCTGTCAGCAGCAAGATCGTTCGTTCCTCCGATCTTCTCGCGCTCGGTCCGCTCATCATCAATTTCTTCCGCGGTCGCTGGGATCCCTATTGCGTTACTGAACTCGAAGTCTGGCGCGACCTTTATCCGCAGGTGCGCGAACGCGGTGCGTTGCTCATCGGCATCTCACCGCAGACGCTGCGCCAGAGCGACTTCACCGTGCAGCAGCACCATATCCCCTACCCTCTGCTGCAGGACGCAAACAGCGTACTGGCAGAGCAGTTCGGCATTGCCTATGCCGTATCAGCAACGCTGCAACGCTACTATCGTTCCATCCTGGTGAATATCCCGTTCATCAACAGTGGCAAGAACATCATGGCCGCACCGGATGACAGCGTATGGAAGCTGCCACTGCCTGCTACCTTTGTCATCGGTCAGGATGGCACCATACGTTTTGCGCAGGCTCACGCCGACTTCCGTGTCCGCCCTGAACCGGAAGACGTCCTCGCCGCGCTCTAA
- a CDS encoding bifunctional transaldolase/phosoglucose isomerase, producing MSSLELQVSLPSALQSTVATTAADWHNGNKLGRLFAKDASLWTSGQGSDDESIWLGWLDIVERQLGDLQSFAALRDDVKAAGFEHALLLGMGGSSLCPEVLSLTYGHQAGFPKLHIVDSTDPAQVAAARAAVNLKKTVCIVASKSGSTLEPNILKDYFFSEMQKEVGAAEAGKHFIAITDPGSKMEAVAKADGFRHIFYGDKTIGGRFSALSNFGIVPAAVAGLDVPKFLQQAKRGVDAAHTAEITKNPGVLLGIILGDAHNAGRDKLTFFTSPQIFDLGAWLEQLIAESTGKLGKGITPVDRETIGAPSVYGNDRVFAYIRLSTADNTALDAKVDALAAAGHPVVRFTIDDVYELPAIFYLWEIAVSVAGSVMGINTFNQPDVEAAKIETRKLTDEYAATGKLAEHEPILDVDGIKLFADESYGQTLSTTASGKTLTDYLKAHLAQIKQHDYFATLAYIEMTQEHEDLIQSFRMLVRNDKTVATCLGFGPRFLHSTGQDYKGGPNTGVFLQITADHAVDVSIPNAKYTFGVVIDAQAAGDLAVLQQRGRRALRVHLGADVSKGLNQLGLAITEALA from the coding sequence ATGAGCTCGCTCGAACTTCAGGTTTCGCTTCCTTCCGCGCTGCAAAGCACCGTTGCTACTACCGCTGCCGATTGGCACAACGGCAACAAACTGGGCCGTCTTTTTGCCAAGGACGCTTCGCTGTGGACCAGCGGGCAGGGCTCTGACGATGAGTCGATCTGGCTGGGATGGCTGGATATTGTGGAACGCCAGTTGGGCGATCTGCAGTCGTTTGCAGCACTTCGTGATGACGTAAAGGCTGCTGGTTTTGAACATGCGCTGCTGCTGGGCATGGGCGGATCGTCGCTTTGCCCGGAAGTGCTGTCGTTGACCTATGGTCATCAGGCAGGTTTCCCGAAGCTGCACATTGTGGATTCGACCGATCCGGCGCAGGTGGCAGCGGCACGTGCCGCCGTGAACCTGAAGAAGACGGTTTGCATTGTGGCTTCGAAGTCCGGCTCGACGCTGGAGCCGAACATTCTGAAGGATTACTTCTTCAGCGAGATGCAGAAGGAAGTGGGCGCTGCTGAGGCTGGCAAGCACTTCATCGCCATTACCGACCCAGGCAGCAAGATGGAAGCAGTAGCGAAGGCGGATGGTTTCCGTCACATCTTCTACGGCGATAAGACGATTGGTGGACGCTTTTCCGCGCTGTCGAATTTCGGAATTGTTCCGGCTGCTGTGGCTGGTCTGGATGTGCCGAAGTTCCTGCAGCAGGCCAAGCGCGGCGTGGATGCGGCGCACACGGCTGAGATTACGAAGAACCCGGGTGTTTTGCTGGGCATCATCCTGGGCGATGCCCACAACGCTGGCCGCGACAAGCTGACGTTCTTCACGTCGCCACAGATTTTTGATCTGGGAGCGTGGCTGGAGCAGTTGATTGCGGAATCGACCGGCAAGCTGGGCAAGGGCATTACGCCTGTGGATCGCGAGACGATTGGCGCGCCGAGTGTGTATGGCAACGATCGTGTGTTCGCCTACATTCGCCTGAGCACCGCAGATAACACCGCTCTTGACGCGAAGGTAGATGCGCTGGCTGCGGCTGGTCATCCCGTGGTTCGCTTCACGATTGACGATGTGTATGAACTGCCGGCGATCTTCTACCTGTGGGAGATTGCGGTTTCCGTTGCGGGTTCGGTGATGGGCATTAACACCTTCAACCAGCCCGACGTGGAAGCTGCGAAGATCGAGACGCGCAAGCTGACCGACGAGTATGCTGCGACGGGCAAGCTGGCGGAGCATGAGCCTATTCTGGATGTGGACGGCATTAAGCTGTTTGCGGATGAAAGCTATGGACAGACGCTCTCCACGACTGCTTCCGGCAAGACGCTGACCGATTACCTGAAGGCACATCTGGCGCAGATCAAGCAGCACGATTACTTTGCCACGCTGGCCTACATTGAGATGACGCAGGAGCATGAAGACCTGATCCAGAGCTTCCGTATGTTGGTGCGCAACGATAAGACCGTGGCCACGTGCCTCGGCTTTGGACCGCGCTTCCTGCACTCCACCGGTCAGGATTACAAGGGCGGACCGAACACGGGTGTGTTTCTGCAGATTACTGCGGATCACGCGGTGGACGTGTCGATTCCAAATGCGAAGTACACGTTTGGCGTGGTGATTGATGCGCAGGCGGCGGGTGACTTGGCTGTGCTGCAGCAGCGTGGACGTCGTGCTCTGCGGGTGCATCTGGGGGCAGATGTATCGAAGGGGTTGAACCAGCTTGGGCTGGCGATCACGGAAGCACTGGCGTAA
- a CDS encoding IclR family transcriptional regulator C-terminal domain-containing protein, with translation MSDSAVLDSPAVLTDTPAVPPPPVKVSPAKALEIYQGDANFMTSLARGLTVLETFTQQTPQMTISQLANKTGLSRAAVRRCLYTLNKLGYVGSEDGQRYSLRPKMLSLSHTYTVSNTLSSAAQPILERMSEKLNESFSVATLDGDEIVYIARTQVQRLMSVDLHIGSRLPAYCTSMGRVLIASQPPDEVERYLSRVVLKPFTPRTVNTVEKLRMLLRNVRRNGYAVCDQEYEVGLRSMAVPVYAPSGKVIATINLSGHAPRMPMMEMQAKFLPYLRAAANELSVFLR, from the coding sequence GTGTCTGACTCTGCTGTCCTTGATTCGCCTGCCGTTCTCACCGACACTCCCGCAGTGCCCCCGCCACCCGTGAAGGTCTCTCCCGCAAAGGCGCTCGAGATCTACCAGGGTGATGCCAATTTCATGACATCGCTGGCGCGCGGCCTCACGGTGCTGGAGACATTCACACAGCAAACGCCGCAGATGACCATCTCTCAGCTTGCGAACAAGACAGGTCTCAGCCGCGCGGCTGTCCGCCGCTGCCTCTACACCCTCAACAAACTTGGCTACGTGGGTTCCGAAGACGGCCAGCGTTATTCCCTGCGGCCCAAGATGCTGTCGCTCAGCCACACTTACACCGTCAGCAACACACTCTCCTCTGCGGCGCAGCCCATCCTCGAACGCATGAGTGAAAAGCTGAACGAGAGTTTCTCCGTGGCTACGCTGGACGGCGACGAGATCGTTTACATCGCCCGCACCCAGGTGCAGCGACTCATGAGCGTCGATCTTCACATCGGCAGCCGCCTGCCCGCCTACTGCACCAGCATGGGCCGCGTCCTCATCGCATCGCAGCCGCCGGATGAAGTTGAACGTTACCTGTCCCGTGTCGTCCTCAAGCCATTTACACCTCGAACAGTGAATACGGTCGAAAAACTTCGTATGCTCCTGCGCAATGTCCGCCGCAACGGCTACGCCGTCTGCGATCAGGAATACGAAGTCGGACTCCGTTCTATGGCCGTTCCGGTGTACGCTCCCAGCGGCAAGGTCATTGCCACCATCAACCTCAGCGGTCACGCCCCACGCATGCCCATGATGGAGATGCAGGCCAAATTTCTCCCCTATTTGCGCGCCGCAGCCAATGAATTGAGCGTTTTTCTCCGCTAG
- a CDS encoding glycosyltransferase family 2 protein, with the protein MEAFLTPELCVVVPTFNERENVPLLIRELSASLEGWNWEVVFVDDDSVDGTADVVSVHAKTNPRVRLIHRIGRRGLSSACLEGMLSSQAPLLAVMDADLQHDSSILPRMVQCLQQGSHDVVVGTRNADGGSMGEFCKSRVLLSRTGQRLSQCICRCKLSDPMSGFFLIRRSFLMEVVRNVRGEGFKILVDMLSSAHRPIRLAEVGYTFRARTHGESKLDAAVAIEYLFLVLNKMLGDVIPVQLTLFMLVGTIGLILHLLTLLYLVDGRHVHFLTAQIIATFLAMTENFVLNNRITFRDRRLKGKHLLPGILRFAVTCSFGAWANFIFTRALWQSGVEWLVAGFAGIMIASVWNLSVSSFVTWPVRRHTADARPDYDPAMSGNIEVTH; encoded by the coding sequence GTGGAGGCGTTTTTGACACCAGAACTCTGTGTCGTCGTACCAACCTTTAACGAACGGGAGAACGTTCCACTCCTGATCCGAGAACTGTCTGCGTCTCTCGAAGGCTGGAACTGGGAGGTCGTGTTCGTTGACGACGACTCCGTCGATGGCACTGCGGACGTTGTCTCCGTCCACGCAAAGACGAACCCTCGTGTTCGCCTCATTCATCGCATCGGGCGCCGTGGACTCTCCTCGGCCTGCCTGGAGGGCATGTTGTCCTCGCAGGCCCCTCTGCTTGCTGTCATGGACGCCGATCTGCAGCACGACTCCAGCATCCTTCCCCGTATGGTGCAATGCCTGCAACAGGGCTCGCACGATGTGGTCGTCGGCACGCGCAACGCCGACGGCGGCAGCATGGGCGAGTTCTGCAAGTCGCGTGTCCTTCTCAGCCGCACCGGACAGCGCCTCAGCCAATGCATCTGCCGCTGCAAACTCTCTGACCCCATGAGTGGCTTCTTTCTGATCCGGCGCAGTTTCCTTATGGAAGTGGTGCGCAACGTCCGCGGAGAAGGCTTCAAGATCCTCGTGGACATGCTAAGTTCCGCCCACCGCCCGATACGACTGGCAGAGGTGGGCTATACCTTCCGCGCCCGTACCCACGGTGAAAGCAAGCTGGACGCCGCCGTTGCCATCGAATATCTCTTCCTGGTGCTGAACAAAATGCTGGGCGACGTCATCCCCGTCCAGCTCACACTGTTCATGCTGGTGGGCACCATCGGCCTTATTCTTCATCTGTTGACGCTGCTCTATCTGGTAGATGGACGGCATGTACATTTCCTTACAGCACAGATCATCGCCACCTTCCTTGCCATGACGGAAAACTTCGTCCTGAACAACCGGATCACCTTCCGCGACCGCCGTCTCAAAGGCAAACATCTCCTGCCGGGAATCCTGCGATTCGCCGTCACCTGCTCCTTTGGCGCATGGGCCAACTTCATCTTCACCCGCGCCCTCTGGCAATCCGGGGTGGAATGGTTGGTTGCGGGCTTCGCCGGCATTATGATCGCGTCTGTCTGGAATCTATCGGTAAGCAGTTTCGTTACGTGGCCCGTCCGTCGCCATACCGCAGACGCACGGCCAGACTATGATCCTGCGATGTCAGGCAATATCGAGGTCACGCATTGA
- a CDS encoding thiazole synthase: MEPLVIAGKAFQSRLIVGTGKYKDGPETRDAIEASGAEMVTVAVRRVNLDRSKESLLDFIDPQRYFLLPNTAGCYTGEEAIRAARLGREVGISDWVKIEVIGDKRTLYPDVAGTLLATEVLVKEGFTVLPYTSDDIVFAKRLIDAGAAAVMPLGAPIGSGLGLQNTANLRILREMITEVPLIVDAGVGTASDAAVAMEMGFDAVLMNTAIAEAREPVLMAEAMGNAVLAGRQAYLAGRMPRRLYASASSPLEGVSR, encoded by the coding sequence ATGGAACCTCTCGTCATTGCAGGCAAGGCATTTCAGTCGCGGCTGATTGTTGGAACAGGAAAGTACAAGGATGGACCGGAGACGCGGGATGCCATTGAGGCGTCGGGCGCGGAGATGGTTACGGTGGCGGTGCGTCGCGTGAACCTGGACCGGTCCAAGGAGTCGTTGCTGGATTTTATCGATCCACAACGGTACTTCCTGCTGCCGAATACGGCAGGTTGCTATACCGGCGAGGAGGCGATCCGTGCTGCTCGGCTGGGGCGTGAGGTGGGTATCTCCGACTGGGTGAAGATTGAGGTCATTGGCGACAAGCGGACGCTGTATCCCGACGTTGCCGGGACACTGTTAGCAACTGAGGTTCTGGTGAAGGAAGGCTTTACAGTTCTTCCGTATACCTCTGATGATATTGTGTTTGCGAAACGATTGATTGACGCCGGTGCGGCGGCCGTGATGCCGCTGGGAGCGCCAATCGGATCAGGCCTTGGTTTGCAGAACACAGCGAACCTTCGCATCCTTCGCGAGATGATCACGGAAGTTCCGTTGATCGTGGACGCGGGTGTGGGCACAGCGAGCGATGCGGCTGTTGCGATGGAGATGGGGTTCGACGCAGTGCTGATGAATACGGCGATTGCTGAGGCGCGCGAGCCGGTGCTGATGGCTGAGGCGATGGGGAATGCAGTGCTGGCCGGACGGCAGGCTTATCTGGCGGGTCGTATGCCGAGGCGTCTGTATGCTTCAGCGAGTTCGCCGCTGGAAGGCGTTTCGCGGTAG
- a CDS encoding Rrf2 family transcriptional regulator, which yields MQLRNHVEWALHCCAILAGLPEGHFLPAKVLAEFHGVPKEYLAKALQALSLAGLVEGTLGPNGGYRLKRSPDQITFLDVVEAVEGKASTFVCTEIRGNNPCREPGYCDTKPCGIARVMWDADRAWREKLASVRMSDLLVTLLQDVPADQLAKNAAWLTKRS from the coding sequence ATGCAACTTCGGAATCATGTGGAATGGGCCCTACACTGTTGCGCGATACTGGCGGGGTTGCCGGAGGGCCATTTTCTGCCTGCGAAGGTGCTGGCGGAGTTTCATGGGGTTCCGAAGGAATATCTGGCCAAGGCGCTTCAGGCGTTGTCGCTGGCGGGGCTGGTGGAAGGAACACTCGGCCCCAATGGGGGTTATCGCCTGAAGCGTTCGCCGGATCAGATTACGTTTCTGGATGTGGTGGAGGCGGTGGAGGGGAAGGCTTCCACGTTTGTCTGCACAGAGATTCGCGGGAATAATCCATGCCGCGAACCGGGGTATTGCGACACAAAGCCCTGCGGCATTGCACGGGTGATGTGGGATGCGGACCGGGCGTGGCGGGAGAAATTGGCGAGTGTGCGGATGTCGGACCTGCTGGTAACCCTGCTACAGGATGTGCCTGCCGACCAGCTTGCGAAGAATGCGGCATGGCTGACTAAGCGCAGTTGA
- a CDS encoding carboxymuconolactone decarboxylase family protein: MSLRIDYAHQSPELFRKYLEMSMALKKSVIDEKLQALVEIRASQLNGCAFCLDMHVKQAKIAGERELRLYHVSIWRESNLFTPKERAALEWTEAVTKLDAHGVSDAIFESARKELSEKELTDLTFVLMVINGWNRASIAFRAVPGSQDEVYGLAAAGLS, encoded by the coding sequence ATGTCACTTCGTATTGATTACGCGCACCAGTCACCCGAGTTGTTCCGCAAGTACCTGGAGATGAGCATGGCTCTGAAGAAGAGCGTCATCGACGAAAAGCTGCAGGCCTTGGTGGAGATTCGCGCTTCGCAATTGAATGGCTGCGCCTTCTGCCTGGATATGCATGTGAAGCAGGCGAAGATTGCCGGGGAACGTGAGTTGAGGCTTTACCATGTGAGCATCTGGCGCGAGAGCAACCTGTTTACCCCGAAGGAACGCGCCGCCCTGGAGTGGACCGAGGCGGTGACGAAGCTGGATGCTCATGGCGTGAGCGACGCCATTTTCGAGTCGGCTCGGAAGGAACTTTCGGAGAAGGAATTGACGGACCTGACCTTTGTTTTGATGGTGATTAATGGATGGAACCGTGCCTCCATTGCTTTCCGGGCGGTGCCGGGATCGCAGGATGAGGTGTACGGCCTGGCGGCGGCAGGGTTGAGCTAA